A region from the Drosophila mauritiana strain mau12 chromosome 2L, ASM438214v1, whole genome shotgun sequence genome encodes:
- the LOC117150610 gene encoding replication factor C subunit 3: MALWVDKYRPRELSKLDFHKDQAENLRNLCKQSDFPHLMFYGPSGAGKKTRIMCLLREMYGSGVERLRSETMTFTTPSNRKVEVMTVSSNYHLEVNPSDAGMYDRTVVIDLIKQVAQTHQIEISGQREFKVIVISEGDELTKDAQHALRRTMEKYVATCRIIISVNSTSRIIPAIRSRCLGIRVAAPNETEIVSILQNTCKREGLALPVELAKRVVDKSERNLRRALLMLEAAKVAKAPFTANQEIPDLDWQVFLRETASQIISEQTPAKLEKIRERLYELLTQGVPPNLIFRGLVEQLVNNCDMSIKAKTLEFATEYEHRMQSGAKHIFHLEAFVAQFMNIYKKFLSELVMTDDF, translated from the exons ATGGCACTTTGGGTGGATAAATACCGTCCGCGGGAGCTGTCCAAGTTGGACTTTCACAAG GATCAAGCGGAGAACCTGCGCAACCTGTGCAAGCAGAGCGACTTTCCGCATCTTATGTTCTACGGACCGTCGGGTGCCGGCAAGAAAACACGCATCATGTGCCTTCTGCGGGAGATGTACGGATCTGGCGTTGAACGGTTGAGGAGCGAGACCATGACGTTCACCACGCCCTCCAATCGGAAGGTAGAGGTGATGACGGTCAGCAGCAACTACCACTTGGAGGTGAATCCCTCCGACGCTGGCATGTACGATCGCACGGTGGTGATCGATCTGATCAAGCAGGTGGCCCAGACGCACCAAATTGAAATCAGTGGCCAGCGGGAATTCAAGGTGATTGTAATTTCGGAGGGCGACGAACTCACCAAGGATGCCCAGCACGCCCTGCGCCGAACAATGGAGAAGTATGTGGCCACGTGTCGAATTATCATATCGGTGAACTCCACATCTCGCATCATTCCGGCCATACGGTCGCGTTGCCTGGGCATACGGGTGGCCGCTCCCAACGAAACGGAGATCGTGTCCATCTTGCAGAACACTTGCAAGCGGGAAGGACTCGCCCTGCCCGTGGAGCTGGCCAAACGGGTTGTGGACAAGTCGGAGCGTAATCTCAGACGAGCACTTCTGATGCTAGAGGCCGCCAAGGTGGCCAAGGCTCCGTTTACCGCCAACCAGGAGATTCCCGACCTGGACTGGCAGGTGTTCCTGCGTGAGACAGCATCTCAGATTATCAGTGAGCAAACGCCTGCCAAACTGGAGAAGATCCGCGAACGCCTGTACGAGCTACTCACGCAAGGCGTTCCACCCAATCTCATATTCCGCGGCCTGGTCGAGCAGCTGGTGAACAATTGTGATATGTCCATCAAGGCGAAGACGCTCGAGTTCGCCACCGAGTACGAGCACCGGATGCAGTCCGGCGCTAAGCACATTTTTCATCTTGAAGCGTTCGTCGCTCAGTTTATGAACATCTACAAAAAGTTCCTTTCTGAGCTGGTCATGACGGACGATTTTTAA
- the LOC117139643 gene encoding MPN domain-containing protein CG4751 — protein sequence MENGVEHGVDEAGENQVVSSSDGEGDCDNDGEVEGEVLQPPPPPQITNDCVGEGVQEEEGERAPATTEAVDVTPDPGPPPLDGAAPVAILEDNMCDKDVDSDAGDEDNDDETKENYEGFNGTGRTVTLQTLMAANVLQPGLGLMTIEYLGQKFVGDLLADGKIKSHETETIFLTPSAWAMHCKRIINPEKKSGCGWASVKYKGKKLDAYKNTYLRKCALQKETPLDDCELDAERKTDTPEIVVKRTVFAHNTVSNRNVVHDANMLIESVPFTSVGKLQPFLITVNSSALLLADFHCHLTVREVCGYLGGTWDMNTHTLSITKTYPCRSTRFDRQRAGEVERDIQKMMIQDQLLLVGWYHSHPKFQAEPTLRDCDAQLDYQIKMRGASDLTYTPCVSLIISPYYDENPTLESVVKCIWIVPPNENRQSMEYGRPMLMQYSVLPDKEIPEEVRSEIQLCVDYYSQYRSEMVKFRNIYNNDVTYNEKLKNTLYPKFPSKQSDKALWNWICAVLDCEQEDDFIPPKTIKIIDNDELEVKEEDKPVVLMDLSGDVKINPPKEEQFNEAMGALEDSGRKAEEESNAQAEQKASELKVMSLQEQLCMPSGLNMNPVRMLSPLATPNPTSLPPVLPNLVAPVLPATPSQLLPPQVPAVTAPPAITPAVTTSALTSALNASPRDSPITIQSNSASPAKFEVPVRASPSPAKSDTSSHASTSRTRNSPAPSPGKFSVSDIARNSPSITPNKYEAAAAALVPPAAACLPTANDLMAASLAQLAGQLPPNFLQGDLAALFQQQRKDYGSSSLNQLAAAAAKVGGSKQSNASASSGLNDPNVAAAVAAYSNSFNMPLPTGVGIGGSGNSNAHSSSKSKSERSSKSSSSSSSSNSSSTSNSYKTKLMKELDELKNDPLKMSELIRSPEYAALLLQQAEALGATTLGTLGFGSDYSYLTGAGLGVPAANALTGGQSSNSSSSKSSKSSPAAAAAAALSADYNNLIQASKLLGYDSYMQQSKQSNDLNAFLQQHMAAVAASSIPPPPQTASSGSSNSSSSKKQQQLQQQQHQQQQQQQQQAAAQADYTALLQTYTKLFDPNNQFAAAMSSNKHMAGAHNELSALLSSGVGVGGGASGGGSKQKQKDIQSDMLNQLLQLEKQDSEIKALLYRQNKAAADLDALFATPSGAVVGAGSSANAMKSGSSSGNAGVSGMSSPSSLSNQAAYYNALAQEKMQDYAAFFQQQHGKYGIPDPLSKTTLAANNMFMTPSALFKIQQESLSAMMMKPPKSTTPSSARTRESSASPALERLTPTKSASSGGSGGGGSNSNSGGKYNFSAVDLAISSVPSNTPSPAPSDGSSSSSHRRPSPDISRLYGELAPPGALLGSGGVPKKRMEFASVADLAAPPPAKMPKNNMGDDILNLSHD from the exons ATGGAGAACGGAGTGGAACATGGTGTGGACGAGGCAGGCGAAAACCAGGTGGTGAGCAGCTCCGATGGCGAGGGAGACTGTGATAATGATGGAGAAGTGGAGGGGGAGGTgctgcagccgccgccgccgccgcaaATAACAAACGATTGTGTGGGCGAAGGGGTGCAAGAGGAGGAGGGGGAGCGTGCACCAGCTACGACGGAAGCTGTGGACGTCACTCCGGACCCTGGGCCACCGCCCCTGGACGGTGCAGCACCTGTAGCCATACTGGAGGACAACATGTGCGACAAGGATGTGGACAGCGATGCTGGCGACGAGGACAACGACGATGAA ACCAAGGAGAACTACGAGGGCTTCAATGGCACCGGACGCACCGTCACCCTGCAAACGCTGATGGCTGCCAATGTCCTGCAGCCGGGCCTGGGCTTAATGACCATCGAATATCTGGGCCAGAAGTTCGTTGGCGATCTGCTGGCCGACGGTAAGATCAAATCCCATGAGACTGAGACAATATTCCTCACGCCCAGCGCCTGGGCAATGCACTGCAAGCGGATCATCAATCCGGAGAAGAAGAGCGGCTGCGGCTGGGCCTCGGTCAAGTACAAGGGGAAGAAGCTGGACGCCTACAAGAACACGTATTTGCGAAAGTGCGCGCTGCAAAAGGAGACGCCGCTGGATGATTGTGAGCTGG ATGCTGAACGCAAGACTGACACCCCGGAGATTGTCGTCAAGCGAACCGTTTTCGCACATAATACCGTTTCGAATCGCAACGTAGTACA TGACGCCAATATGTTGATTGAATCTGTGCCGTTTACTTCGGTGGGCAAACTGCAGCCCTTCCTCATCACAGTGAACTCCTCTGCCCTCCTGCTGGCGGATTTCCACTGCCACTTGACGGTGCGCGAGGTGTGCGGTTATCTAGGGGGCACCTGGGACATGAACACACACA CTCTATCCATCACTAAGACATATCCTTGTCGCAGCACGCGCTTTGATCGACAGCGAGCCGGCGAAGTGGAGCGTGATATTCAGAAGATGATGATTCAGGATCAACTGTTGTTGGTTGGATGGTATCATTCGCATCCTAAGTTTCAGGCGGAACCTACGTTGCGCGACTGCGATGCACAGTTGGACTATCAAATCAAAATGCGCGGTGCGAGCGATCTCACCTATACGCCCTGTGTCTCCCTTATTATAT CCCCTTACTACGATGAGAACCCTACCCTGGAGTCGGTGGTCAAGTGTATTTGGATAGTTCCACCCAACGAGAACAGACAGTCGATGGAGTATGGCCGACCAATGCTGATGCAGTATTCGGTGCTGCCGGACAAGGAGATACCCGAGGAGGTGCGCTCTGAGATACAGTTGTGCGTGGACTACTACTCGCAGTACCGGAGCGAGATGGTCAAGTTCCGGAACATCTATAACAACGACGTTACCTACAACGAAAAGCTGAAAAACACACTCTACCCAAAGTTTCCCTCCAAGCAGAGCGATAAAGCGCTGTGGAACTGGATATGTGCAGTGCTGGATTGTGAGCAGGAAGACGACTTCATTCCACCCAAGACTATCAAGATCATCGACAATGACGAGCTGGAGGTTAAGGAGGAAGACAAACCTGTTGTCCTCATGGATCTAAGCGGCGATGTCAAGATAAATCCGCCGAAAGAGGAGCAGTTTAATGAAGCTATGGGTGCTTTGGAGGACAGTGGGCGCAAGGCGGAGGAGGAATCTAACGCACAGGCGGAGCAAAAGGCAAGTGAACTTAAGGTGATGTCGCTTCAGGAGCAGCTCTGCATGCCGTCCGGTCTGAATATGAACCCCGTGAGAATGCTATCGCCTCTGGCCACGCCCAATCCTACGAGTCTACCGCCCGTGCTGCCCAATTTGGTAGCTCCAGTTTTGCCAGCAACGCCCAGCCAGCTGCTACCACCCCAAGTTCCCGCAGTTACTGCGCCACCTGCCATCACACCTGCAGTGACGACTTCGGCCCTGACTTCCGCTTTGAATGCCTCACCCAGGGACAGCCCAATAACTATCCAATCGAACTCCGCCAGTCCCGCCAAGTTTGAGGTTCCAGTTAGGGCGTCACCGTCGCCCGCCAAATCGGATACCTCGTCACACGCATCCACCTCCCGCACACGCAACTCGCCTGCGCCCAGTCCGGGCAAGTTTAGCGTCAGCGATATTGCTCGGAACAGCCCCAGCATTACGCCGAACAAATATGaggcagctgcagcagctttGGTGCCTCCAGCTGCCGCTTGTCTGCCCACGGCCAATGATCTGATGGCTGCTAGTTTGGCTCAGCTGGCGGGGCAGCTTCCTCCGAACTTCCTTcaaggagatttggctgcgcTATTCCAGCAGCAGCGCAAGGATTACGGCAGCTCCTCTCTAAACCAGttggcggcggcagcagccaAGGTGGGTGGCTCTAAGCAAAGCAATGCCTCCGCATCGTCCGGTTTGAATGACCCCAAtgtggcagcagcagtggcTGCCTACTCGAATAGCTTCAATATGCCGCTGCCCACGGGTGTGGGAATCGGAGGCAGCGGAAACAGCAACGCCCATAGCAGTAGCAAGTCCAAGTCGGAACGATCATCGAAgtcctcgtcctcatcctcctcctcgaaCTCCAGCTCAACTTCCAATTCGTATAAAACGAAATTGATGAAGGAGCTAGATGAACTAAAAAACGATCCGTTAAAAATGAGCGAGCTCATTCGGTCTCCGGAATATGCAGCACTGCTCCTTCAGCAGGCGGAAGCCCTCGGAGCCACCACCCTGGGCACCTTGGGTTTTGGATCAGACTACAGCTATCTGACAGGTGCCGGACTAGGAGTGCCTGCTGCTAACGCTCTGACTGGAGGTCAATCCTCGAACTCTTCATCCAGCAAGTCCTCGAAATCttcgccagcagcagcagcagcagctgctcttAGTGCCGACTACAACAACCTTATTCAGGCATCAAAATTGCTCGGCTATGACTCCTACATGCAGCAAAGTAAGCAGAGCAACGACCTCAACGCGTTCCTGCAGCAGCATATGGCAGCAGTGGCAGCTTCCTCAATACCACCGCCTCCACAGACTGCCTCCAGTGGTAGTTCCAACAGCAGTTCGTCCaagaagcagcaacagttacagcagcagcaacatcagcagcagcagcaacaacaacagcaggcgGCTGCGCAAGCGGACTACACGGCACTGTTGCAGACCTACACCAAGTTGTTTGATCCCAACAATCAATTTGCAGCGGCAATGTCCTCCAACAAGCACATGGCAGGAGCCCACAATGAGCTATCCGCTCTTCTCTCATCGGGAGTTGGAGTCGGAGGAGGTGCTAGCGGAGGTGGGTCTAAGCAAAAGCAGAAGGACATTCAGAGTGATATGCTAAATCAGTTGCTGCAGCTGGAGAAGCAGGATTCGGAGATCAAGGCATTGCTTTATCGCCAAAATAAAGCTGCGGCCGACTTGGACGCGCTGTTTGCCACGCCCTCGGGAGCCGTGGTGGGAGCGGGGTCCTCAGCAAATGCCATGAAGTCGGGCAGCTCCTCCGGCAACGCTGGGGTCTCCGGAATGTCTTCACCTTCATCCCTATCCAATCAAGCAGCATACTATAATGCCTTGGCACAGGAAAAAATGCAGGACTACGCTGCCTTCTTTCAGCAGCAACATGGCAAATACGGCATACCCGATCCATTGTCAAAAACCACACTGGCCGCGAATAATATGTTCATGACTCCATCGGCGTTGTTCAAGATCCAGCAGGAATCGCTGTcggcgatgatgatgaaacCACCGAAGTCCACGACGCCGTCATCGGCGCGCACCCGGGAATCATCGGCATCTCCTGCTTTGGAGCGTCTTACGCCCACGAAGTCGGCTAGCAGTGGCGGTAGCGGCGGCGGAGGCAGCAACTCGAACTCTGGTGGCAAGTACAACTTCAGTGCCGTGGACCTGGCCATATCGAGTGTGCCCTCGAACACACCATCGCCGGCCCCCTCCGACGGTAGCAGCAGTTCTTCGCATCGACGACCCTCGCCGGACATAAGCCGCCTTTACGGAGAGTTGGCACCGCCAGGAGCGCTGCTCGGCAGCGGCGGAGTGCCTAAGAAGCGCATGGAATTCGCATCGGTGGCCGATCTGGCTGCACCGCCTCCGGCCAAGATGCCGAAAAACAACATGGGCGATGATATCTTGAATCTGTCGCACGACTAG